One part of the Solanum dulcamara chromosome 8, daSolDulc1.2, whole genome shotgun sequence genome encodes these proteins:
- the LOC129899163 gene encoding protein NPGR2-like isoform X1: MSVKYWVYKQKISLSLRLRKMMKCICSGEQLRIEDIIPSSESLATRDYSASGYSSRAGDDAKADTSNIEEAESSLRESGILNYEEARALLGRLEYQKGNIEAALHVFEGIDIAAVVPKLKLSIARRGELPRRNSLSDAVPPMSMHAVSLLFEAILLKATSLQALGRFTEAAQSCTVILDTVESALPDGLPENFSTDCKLLETLNKAVELLPELWKLACAPQEAILSYRRALLYCWNLDVETRSKIEKEYAVFLLYSGTDAAPPNLRAQAEGSFIPRNNIEEAILLLLVILRRYILNKIVWDPSILDHLSFALSIAGEFRALARQVEELLPGIVVRRQKYIILALCYYAEGDDMATLNLLRNLMNNRDNKNGIFEFVLAAKICAEYPNLLEEGMGYARKVLPKIEGKCNQMASVAKCLLGLLLSGRSRAIVSDSERTSRLCEALESLDSAHKMTGGRNPNVLFYLSLENAEQRKLDVALYYAKQLLKLEGGSTVKGWLLLARILSAQKRYIDAESIINAAIDETGKWNQGELLRTKAKLQIAQGHLRDAVETYTHLLAVLQVQRKSFGVQKKLLKNMRNNSRSLEMETWHDLANVYTNLSQWRDAEVCLIKSEAINPHSASRCHSTGLLYQARGLYKEALQSFQKSLDIEPNHVPSLVSTAIVLRHLDGQSLPVMKSFLTDALRLDRTNPSAWYNLGLVYKSENGASALEAAECFEAAELLQESAPVEPFR, translated from the exons ATGAGTGTTAAGTATTGGGTTTACAAGCAGAAAATTAGTTTAAGCCTTAGATTGCGGAAGATGATGAAGTGCATTTGCTCAGGGGAACAATTAAGGATTGAAGATATTATTCCATCATCCGAGTCTCTTGCAACTCGGGACTATTCAGCTAGTGGGTATTCTTCGCGAGCCGGTGATGACGCCAAGGCAGACACCAGTAACATAGAAGAAGCAGAATCATCACTTCGTGAGAGTGGCATTTTGAATTATGAG GAAGCAAGAGCATTATTAGGTCGACTTGAATATCAAAAAGGTAACATTGAGGCTGCTCTTCATGTATTTGAGGGAATAGATATTGCTGCGGTGGTTCCCAAGTTAAAACTTTCCATCGCAAGAAGAGGTGAGCTACCTAGGCGGAATTCGCTTAGTGATGCTGTCCCACCTATGTCAATGCATGCAGTAAGTCTGCTCTTTGAGGCCATTTTACTCAAAGCAACATCCTTGCAGGCTCTTGGGAGGTTCACAG AAGCTGCTCAGTCATGTACAGTGATACTGGATACAGTGGAGTCTGCTTTGCCAGATGGCTTACCTGAAAACTTTTCTACTGATTGCAAATTGTTGGAAACGCTGAACAAGGCGGTGGAGTTACTTCCTGAGCTGTGGAAGCTAGCTTGTGCTCCTCAAGAAGCAATTTTGTCGTATAGAAGGGCCCTGCTTTATTGTTGGAATCTTGACGTGGAAACAAGAAGCAAAATAGAAAAGGAGTATGCTGTATTTCTCTTATACAGCGGCACTGATGCAGCTCCTCCAAATCTTCGTGCACAGGCAGAAGGTTCCTTCATACCTAGAAACAATATAGAAGAAGCTATTTTGCTGCTTCTGGTTATTCTAAGAAGATACATCCTCAATAAAATTGTATGGGATCCATCGATCTTGGATCACCTCAGTTTTGCATTATCCATTGCAGGTGAGTTTAGGGCACTTGCCCGTCAGGTTGAAGAGTTGCTCCCTGGAATTGTGGTTAGAAGACAAAAGTACATTATCCTTGCCCTGTGCTATTATGCAGAAGGTGATGACATGGCCACTTTGAATCTGTTAAGGAACTTGATGAATAATAGGGACAATAAGAACGGCATATTTGAGTTTGTACTTGCTGCAAAAATTTGTGCAGAGTATCCTAATTTATTGGAAGAAGGGATGGGGTATGCCCGGAAAGTGCTCCCAAAAATTGAAGGGAAATGTAACCAGATGGCTAGTGTTGCAAAATGCTTACTTGGTCTTCTGCTCTCAGGTCGATCTCGTGCCATTGTGTCTGATTCTGAGAGAACGTCAAGATTGTGTGAGGCTCTTGAATCACTTGACTCGGCACATAAGATGACCGGAGGAAGAAATCCTAATGTTCTTTTCTACCTTAGTTTGGAGAATGCAGAGCAGAGAAAGTTGGACGTTGCTCTCTACTATGCAAAGCAGCTGTTGAAGTTGGAGGGGGGTTCTACTGTCAAAGGATGGCTTCTTCTAGCTCGCATACTATCTGCTCAAAAGAGGTATATAGATGCGGAAAGCATAATTAATGCTGCAATAGACGAAACAGGAAAATGGAATCAAGGAGAACTGCTCCGCACTAAGGCTAAACTACAGATTGCCCAGGGTCATCTGCGGGATGCCGTGGAGACATATACTCATCTTCTTGCAGTACTCCAGGTTCAGAGAAAAAGTTTTGGAGTTCAGAAAAAGTTGTTAAAG AACATGAGAAACAACAGTAGAAGTTTAGAAATGGAAACATGGCATGATCTAGCAAATGTATACACAAACTTGTCTCAGTGGCGTGATGCAGAGGTTTGCCTCATCAAATCTGAGGCTATCAATCCTCATTCTGCTTCGAGGTGCCACTCCACAG GGTTACTCTATCAAGCTAGGGGACTCTACAAAGAAGCCCTACAATCTTTTCAGAAGTCTTTAGACATAGAACCCAACCATGTTCCGAGTTTGGTATCCACTGCCATTGTTCTTCGACACCTCGATGGCCAATCTTTGCCTGTCATGAAAAGCTTTCTGACCGATGCTTTACGACTTGACAGAACAAATCCTTCCGCCTGGTACAATCTTGGGTTGGTTTACAAAAGTGAAAATGGTGCATCTGCACTCGAAGCCGCGGAGTGTTTTGAGGCTGCTGAACTTCTCCAAGAATCTGCACCAGTTGAACCATTCAGATGA
- the LOC129899163 gene encoding protein NPGR2-like isoform X2, with protein sequence MSVKYWVYKQKISLSLRLRKMMKCICSGEQLRIEDIIPSSESLATRDYSASGYSSRAGDDAKADTSNIEEAESSLRESGILNYEEARALLGRLEYQKGNIEAALHVFEGIDIAAVVPKLKLSIARRGELPRRNSLSDAVPPMSMHAVSLLFEAILLKATSLQALGRFTEAAQSCTVILDTVESALPDGLPENFSTDCKLLETLNKAVELLPELWKLACAPQEAILSYRRALLYCWNLDVETRSKIEKEYAVFLLYSGTDAAPPNLRAQAEGEFRALARQVEELLPGIVVRRQKYIILALCYYAEGDDMATLNLLRNLMNNRDNKNGIFEFVLAAKICAEYPNLLEEGMGYARKVLPKIEGKCNQMASVAKCLLGLLLSGRSRAIVSDSERTSRLCEALESLDSAHKMTGGRNPNVLFYLSLENAEQRKLDVALYYAKQLLKLEGGSTVKGWLLLARILSAQKRYIDAESIINAAIDETGKWNQGELLRTKAKLQIAQGHLRDAVETYTHLLAVLQVQRKSFGVQKKLLKNMRNNSRSLEMETWHDLANVYTNLSQWRDAEVCLIKSEAINPHSASRCHSTGLLYQARGLYKEALQSFQKSLDIEPNHVPSLVSTAIVLRHLDGQSLPVMKSFLTDALRLDRTNPSAWYNLGLVYKSENGASALEAAECFEAAELLQESAPVEPFR encoded by the exons ATGAGTGTTAAGTATTGGGTTTACAAGCAGAAAATTAGTTTAAGCCTTAGATTGCGGAAGATGATGAAGTGCATTTGCTCAGGGGAACAATTAAGGATTGAAGATATTATTCCATCATCCGAGTCTCTTGCAACTCGGGACTATTCAGCTAGTGGGTATTCTTCGCGAGCCGGTGATGACGCCAAGGCAGACACCAGTAACATAGAAGAAGCAGAATCATCACTTCGTGAGAGTGGCATTTTGAATTATGAG GAAGCAAGAGCATTATTAGGTCGACTTGAATATCAAAAAGGTAACATTGAGGCTGCTCTTCATGTATTTGAGGGAATAGATATTGCTGCGGTGGTTCCCAAGTTAAAACTTTCCATCGCAAGAAGAGGTGAGCTACCTAGGCGGAATTCGCTTAGTGATGCTGTCCCACCTATGTCAATGCATGCAGTAAGTCTGCTCTTTGAGGCCATTTTACTCAAAGCAACATCCTTGCAGGCTCTTGGGAGGTTCACAG AAGCTGCTCAGTCATGTACAGTGATACTGGATACAGTGGAGTCTGCTTTGCCAGATGGCTTACCTGAAAACTTTTCTACTGATTGCAAATTGTTGGAAACGCTGAACAAGGCGGTGGAGTTACTTCCTGAGCTGTGGAAGCTAGCTTGTGCTCCTCAAGAAGCAATTTTGTCGTATAGAAGGGCCCTGCTTTATTGTTGGAATCTTGACGTGGAAACAAGAAGCAAAATAGAAAAGGAGTATGCTGTATTTCTCTTATACAGCGGCACTGATGCAGCTCCTCCAAATCTTCGTGCACAGGCAGAAG GTGAGTTTAGGGCACTTGCCCGTCAGGTTGAAGAGTTGCTCCCTGGAATTGTGGTTAGAAGACAAAAGTACATTATCCTTGCCCTGTGCTATTATGCAGAAGGTGATGACATGGCCACTTTGAATCTGTTAAGGAACTTGATGAATAATAGGGACAATAAGAACGGCATATTTGAGTTTGTACTTGCTGCAAAAATTTGTGCAGAGTATCCTAATTTATTGGAAGAAGGGATGGGGTATGCCCGGAAAGTGCTCCCAAAAATTGAAGGGAAATGTAACCAGATGGCTAGTGTTGCAAAATGCTTACTTGGTCTTCTGCTCTCAGGTCGATCTCGTGCCATTGTGTCTGATTCTGAGAGAACGTCAAGATTGTGTGAGGCTCTTGAATCACTTGACTCGGCACATAAGATGACCGGAGGAAGAAATCCTAATGTTCTTTTCTACCTTAGTTTGGAGAATGCAGAGCAGAGAAAGTTGGACGTTGCTCTCTACTATGCAAAGCAGCTGTTGAAGTTGGAGGGGGGTTCTACTGTCAAAGGATGGCTTCTTCTAGCTCGCATACTATCTGCTCAAAAGAGGTATATAGATGCGGAAAGCATAATTAATGCTGCAATAGACGAAACAGGAAAATGGAATCAAGGAGAACTGCTCCGCACTAAGGCTAAACTACAGATTGCCCAGGGTCATCTGCGGGATGCCGTGGAGACATATACTCATCTTCTTGCAGTACTCCAGGTTCAGAGAAAAAGTTTTGGAGTTCAGAAAAAGTTGTTAAAG AACATGAGAAACAACAGTAGAAGTTTAGAAATGGAAACATGGCATGATCTAGCAAATGTATACACAAACTTGTCTCAGTGGCGTGATGCAGAGGTTTGCCTCATCAAATCTGAGGCTATCAATCCTCATTCTGCTTCGAGGTGCCACTCCACAG GGTTACTCTATCAAGCTAGGGGACTCTACAAAGAAGCCCTACAATCTTTTCAGAAGTCTTTAGACATAGAACCCAACCATGTTCCGAGTTTGGTATCCACTGCCATTGTTCTTCGACACCTCGATGGCCAATCTTTGCCTGTCATGAAAAGCTTTCTGACCGATGCTTTACGACTTGACAGAACAAATCCTTCCGCCTGGTACAATCTTGGGTTGGTTTACAAAAGTGAAAATGGTGCATCTGCACTCGAAGCCGCGGAGTGTTTTGAGGCTGCTGAACTTCTCCAAGAATCTGCACCAGTTGAACCATTCAGATGA